In the genome of Nonomuraea sp. NBC_00507, the window GCCGGTAGCGGGCCGGCGGACCGCTCTCCCGGCGGAGCTCGGCGTCCATGCGGCGGATGTTCGCGATGTAGGTGTCGATCGAGCCGCCCTGGTCGTCGGCGTGCCACTGCATCTCGAAGTACATGGCGAAACCCTCGTTCAGCCACATGTCACGCCAGGTGCGCGGGGTGACGGTGTCGCCGAACCAGTGGTGCGCCAGCTCGTGCGCCACCACCGACGGCTCCATGTAACGCGGGCCGAGCGCGATCATCTGCTGCGTCTCCATGCCGGAGTCGCTCGTCGCCACCAGGCCGGCGCTGGGGAACGGGTACGGGCCGAGCTTCATCTCCAGCCACTTCATGATCGCCGGCATCCGGCGGGCGACGGGGAGGGTCTTGGCCACGTCCTGCGGGCGAATCCAGTACGTGATCGGGATGCCGCGCGGGCCCTTGTCCTTGAACATGCGGAACTTGTCGGCGGCGAACACCGTCAGGTAGCTGGCCACAGGATCGGTCGACTCCCAGCGGAACGTGCTCGACCCGCCCTTCGTGCTCTTGCCCTTGTACGTGCCGTGCGCGACGCCCGACCAGCCCTTGGGCACCGTGATCGCCACGTCGTACAGCGCCTCGTCCGACGGATGGTCGTTGACCGGGAACCAGGTGAACGCCCCGAACGGCTCCTGCAGCGCCCACGCCCGGCCACCTTCGCCGGTGCGGAAGCCGAGGATGCTGATGTCCTTGCGCCGCTGCTTGGCGTCGACGGGCCGGGGCCGGCCGTGGTAGCGCACGGTCACGACGGCGCCTTCGCCGGCCTTCAGCGGTTTGGCCAGCGGGATGGTCAGGTCGTCCCCGGTCCGCCGCGGCCTGGCGCTCGTCCCGTTCACCGTGGCCTCGTCCACCTTCAACGCCCGCCCGAAGTCGACGGTGACGCCGGTGACCGGCTTGACCGCGCGGAGCGT includes:
- a CDS encoding M1 family metallopeptidase; this encodes MRRPLLLLLTLSLAVSGCSTPPPATRQAQSAKPVAEAPRPEVDLSAYEKGRSQPVKDPVYPAYGNPAIDVLHYDLTLDWKPASRTLSGTAKLTLRAVKPVTGVTVDFGRALKVDEATVNGTSARPRRTGDDLTIPLAKPLKAGEGAVVTVRYHGRPRPVDAKQRRKDISILGFRTGEGGRAWALQEPFGAFTWFPVNDHPSDEALYDVAITVPKGWSGVAHGTYKGKSTKGGSSTFRWESTDPVASYLTVFAADKFRMFKDKGPRGIPITYWIRPQDVAKTLPVARRMPAIMKWLEMKLGPYPFPSAGLVATSDSGMETQQMIALGPRYMEPSVVAHELAHHWFGDTVTPRTWRDMWLNEGFAMYFEMQWHADDQGGSIDTYIANIRRMDAELRRESGPPARYRRDSFGQSNVYYCPAIMLHEIRERLGDKKFFAMTTAWPQEHRNTTQDRASFTKWINQHTGRNFTKLIDTWLDSTTTPR